The Plantactinospora sp. KBS50 sequence CTGCTCGGTGCCGACCCGCCGGTGAAACTCACCCGCCGAGCCATCGACCGCCTTGCACAGGTGCGTGAGGACGAGTCCTCGCTGGTGCGCCCCGGCGGCAGCGTCATCCTGCGCGACCACCGCGGCGACGACCTCAGATGGTGGACTTGGGCAGGCTTCCGCGCGAACGCCACACTCGCCGCAACCCTCACCGAAGTCGTCGACCCGATCCAGCGCTTCGACGACCGGCACGTCAGGCTTCGAGAGAACATCACTCCCTCCGAATGGCGGGCCCTTATCGCCGATGCCGACGAGCGACTCTGCTTACCCGAGGTCAACAAGAAGGCACTTGACGGACTCAAGTTCAGCCAGGCCTTACCGGAACGGCTGGCGATGGCCACGCTCGCTGCTCGACTTGCCGACCTTGATGGCGCCGAGACCGTACTCCGCGAATCGGTACGATTTGTGCATACGTAACGGCGAAGCCCGAGAATCGGTGCCCGATGAGATTGGGGTCTCAACCTCGATCCGTCAGACGGTTTTGCTCCCTGCTTGACCGTTTCGGCTTGACCGTTTTGTCCACTCGGGTGGGGTGCGGGATCGCCACATGTCGCTGTGGACGCGCCGAGGTCTCCGGACTCGGGAAACGGCCCTTTCTGCTGGTAGGTGCGGGGAACCAGGTCAGGTGGCCGGTGGTAGCAGGGTGAGGCGTCGCCAGCAGAGGGTGAACGCGTCGGCCCAGGGCCAGGTCCCGGGGATCGACAGCACGCGGCGGCGGGCGTGGGTGGCTAGTCTCGCGGGCAGGTGCAGCAGCCGGTAGCGCAGCGTGTCGGGTTCGGCGTGCGCGAGGTCCGGCTGGTCGTACAGGCCGAGGAGCCGTGTCCAGGCGGCGAGGTCGGCGGCGATGTTGCAGGTCAGGGTCCAGCCCTGGTTGACGGTCCAGTCCTTGGAGGGCAGGTTCCGCAGACCCGTCGCCTTGCCGTGGCGGACGTGATCTTCCACTCCGGCGTGGGCCCGGTGGAGGGCGTCGAGCCATTGCGGCTGGTGCGAGCCGGGCACGCCTGCGATCCGGGTGATGTTGGTGGCCACGATCTGGTAGCGCCAGCCGGTGCGTTTCTCCAGGGCGGTGAGGTTACGGGCGTGCCGGGCCGACGGCCTCGTGCGTCGTACGAGTAGCCGTAGCGTGCCGGTCCAGCCCGCGAGTCGGGGGTTGAGACCGGTCAGTTCCGCGACGTGCGCGGTGCCGGTGGCGGTGCCGTCCTGGTGCAGGCTGTCGGTCCAGGCGTCGGCGGGGACCTGTTCGATCGCGGTCTCGTCGGCGGCGGTGATCGTCCAGCCGACGGTGAAACGCACGCTGCGCCACACCCGGTTCATCCGCTCCAGATGCTCCAGTAACTCATGGGTGGCGCCGGCCCCGTCGACGCGGATCAGGAGTTTGCGCCGGTAGCCGGCCGGGAGCTGCGCGATGGCGTCACCCAGGACCCGGATGTGGTCGGCGACCGTGTTCGACCCGGCGTTACCGGGCCGCAGCAGCATCGCCAGGCACTCCGCCGTGTTCGCGCACCACGCGCCGAGCGGGTGGAAGCCGTAGCCCTTCTTGAAGGTGGCCGCTGCGCCCTGCTTGTCGCTGTGGGCGGTGATCAGCGTGGCGTCCATGTCGATGACCACCCAGCCGGTCAGCAGCTTCCCGGCCACGGTCAGCCACGGGAACCCCTGCGGGCGTCGGGCGAGCAGCGCCCACACGTGGGCGCGGACCTTCGCCCGGGCCTTGCCGACCCGTTTCAGTACCTTCTCGTTGAGACCGGCCAACGCGCGCCGGACGGTCGACTCCGACGGCCGGTCACCGAAGACCAGCCTCTGATGGGCGAGCAGGCCGATGTCGGACATGCTTGTGGCGCCGAGCGTGATCACCACGGCCAGACAGACCAGGACCGTGCCGCGATCCCACCAGCCGGGGCCCTTGCCGCGCGGCAGCACCTTGTTCAGAGCACTGGTCAGACCGGTCCGATCGGCGCATTTACGCAGCAGGACCGCACCCGCGTGACCGACCAGGCCCTTCCCGTCCGAGCCGACGACCAGCCGCTGATCCCACCCACTACTCTTACTCACCAGAAAGGTGCACCTTGCTCTGCTATGGACATGGCGTAGACACCCACATCCTCGCAGGCCAGGCGCACCTTTCGTTTACCGCCCTCGATCAGTCAAATCCCCCCTGACCAGGGGAGGTCAACTCCGTTTGTTGGCTCGCTGAGACGAAGCCTTCTTGGGTGTTGACTTCGAGCCGAGGTCGATGTCCTGTGTCCATCGACCTCGCCCAGTAGGGGTCCATTTCGGGCAGGTGTCCGCATAGCAGCGCCAGTACCAGATTCCGTTATGCCGTCGGCGAAGATCGACTTGAGGGCTGCCGCAGACACCGCAGGGTGGCTGGCGAGAGAAGATGGCGGCGTTTTCATGTTCGAGCAGTTTCCGCGCGAAATGTGAGCCACGCATTGTCACCATCACCTCGCGGGTCCACCGCTGTGACAGGACATTCAGGCTGCCGAGCAGCGTTGTCCGTTCGTCGATGACGGCAATCTTCTGGTGCATGACGTTGACCTCGACGACCGTGTGAAGTACAGCCCGCAGGTCGGCCAAGAACCCTTGGTGCTCAGGCTCGCGCTGTACCTTATCGCCCGGATCCCGCACGAAAAGGGTGATACGGACGCCGCGATCGACGGCCGCGCGCAACAGCGGCAGAACAGACCGCACGCGGGTAGTGGTCCACGGTGCCCATAGCCAGATCGACTGTCGCGCCGATGCGATGTGACCGGCGAAGACGTCGTAGAACGTCCGCTCGTCGTGGATATCCTCGACGCGGACGTGCTGTGCCAGCAGTTCGGCCAGCTCGCCCGTGAAGCTCCCGGCGAGGTACGCCAGATCGTCCTCCGGGGTAGTCGTCGGGGTGACCAGACAGTTGGCGCGGATGACCCGGGCCTGTTTCTGCCTGACGAGTTCGGCGAGGTGGCCGAAGGGCGTGTCCGCTGCGGCGGCCTCGATCCTCCGCAGGCTAGCGATCAGGTAGAGACGGTGCTGAGTGCGGGTGATCGCGACGTTGAAGAGCCGGATACCGTCACGCAGGAAGGCGCTCTTGGTGCGGTTGGCCTCGGCCATCCAGCGAGTGTCGTACTCGTCCTCAACCGTGTCGAAGACGACGATCGGGAACTCGCGTCCCTGAAAGCGGTGCGCGGTACCGACTTCGGTCACCAAGGTTGTTCCGGTCTCGTGGTCACGGAGCGATTCCAATGTCGCCTCGACCTGCCGGCCGTAGGGGGTCACGATGCCCGTACGCTCTCCTCGACTCTGATGAAAGTCGGACAGGACGCGAGCGAGCAGCGCACCGGCTGGCCACCATCCTTTGAACCGCCCATCACTTCGTACACGGCCGATCTCGCCGAGGTCATCGACGTCAACGACCAAGATTTCTGGATCGCTCTCGATGTGTGGACGGATTGATTCGCCGGGCTTCAGGCGGCCGTCGTAGGCGATCGCGTTGGCCAATCCCATGATCTGCGGCCCGAAGCGGTGTTGGACGTCGAGCATGGTGCACCCTGGATGACGCTCGGCGTCTTCCGCTGAGAAGATTCCGCAGTGCGCGAAGACATCCGGGATCAGCCACTTCTTCACGTCCGCCCGGTCAGCTTTACCAACCTCTACGTTGTCGATGATGGCGCCGAGCTGCATGAAATCGCCGAACATGACGGCCGCCTGGGTGGCGCGGGATACCGCGAGCAGTACCTCGGGAATGTTCGCGGCGCCGACCTCGTCGACCAGCACGACATCGTACGGCCCGTCCATCAGCGGTTTGCTGGTGCGCAATCGGGCGAGGGTGGTCGCGACCAGACGGGCGTCGCGGATGATCTCGCCTTCGGCGTCGCGGCTCAACCGGGTGTATTGCTCCTGCACCTTGGTGTACTCGGCTTCCAGGCGGCTCCAATCACCTTCGGAAGCACTGAGCCGGGTACGCAAGACTCGCATCTTCGCGTTGAGGGTCACCAGGTCACGATGTTCCGCTTCGGCGAGCAAGGCGCGTTGTGCTTCAGTCGGTGATGCGGCCTCGGCTGCGAGCAGACGCTGCTGTGCGGCATCCATACTAGACGTGGTCTCATCGGCGATCGTGGCCGTTTTCTCCAACTCCTGGCGCGCGCCCAGCATGAAGGCCTGCGCCTCTCGAATGTCCGCCCGGCTGCAGCTGGCCGCAGTGGTCAACTGCTCGATCCGAACCCGAGCTCGGTGTTGTTGACGGTCGACGAGTTCCTTCGCTTCGCGTGCACTCAGATCGGCGTCATGCGCCCGCGTTCTGGCCTGTTCCTCATCGAATGCCAGCTTCTTCAACCGGCCGCGATCGCGAAACCGGGAAAAGCGCCGCCCGTCGCTGAGGTCGCGGATTTCGGCTTGAATCAGATCCGCGGCATGATTCGCCTGCAGGGCGCGTGCGGCCTGACCGTCGGCTGCCGCAACGAGCTCGGTGATCTCTTGATCGAGCCGGTCGATTTCGGTATAGGCCCGGCGAGCTGCGTCAAGATCACGCCAGTGGCTCTCCGCGGCGTCGCGAGTCGTCGTTGCGTTCGCCAGACGGACATGGGCGACGTGCGAAGCTTCCTTTTTTGCGGCCAAGTTGGCTGCTAACTGAGGTACCGATGCCGCGGCAGCTGCGGCGCTCTTTGCTCGGAGGTAGGCGTCTGCGTCAAAGCCAGCAAGCTCGTTCTCCAACCGGGCCAATTCAGTGCGCTCCTTGCGGATCAGCACCAGGCGTTGCTCGATCCTGGATCGTTCCTGGCTGACCGTCGCCAGCCGTTGCTCGACCAGGAACGGCAGACAGACATCGGGATGTTCGAGAACTTCCGGATGGTGAGGCGGGCCGACACGCAACAGATGGCCATGCTGATGTCGTTTGCTCCGCACCGCGCCGAGTAAAGCGTTGTCCACGGCGATGTTGGTCGAGGACACCAGCAAGACCCGTTTGCCGCCGCGGACCAGCGCATCTATCGCCTCGGTGAGCACGCGAGTCTTTCCCGTCCCGGGAGGACCCCACACGAGATGGACCCCGCGGCCCAGACATGCTGCGCGTGCAGCGTCCTGGGCCGGAGTGAACCCGCTGACGTGAGGCGGATGACTCGGCGCCGAGGTGAGTCGTCCCGCTGCGAGATCATGTGCCAGACCGGCTTCGCGCAGCCCGGCGATGCCCTCCTTCAGCTTCACGAGGAGCCGGGTGGGCGGCTGTTTGCTCTGCCAAAGCTGAGGCTCGGCGAGATCGATGAACTCGGGAACCCGAAACCGTACCGCTTCTCCCTCCTGCACGGCCTCCAGCACCGCGTATGAGGGCCCGGTCTCCAAGCCGCCCGGTCCGGCCAGTCGAAGCGACTCGATTTGGTCGATACCGCTAAACCGCAATCCCCGTATATCGACCGAGAACCAGCCCGGTTCCAAGGGGTGAGCCCGACCGATCCGCAGCGGTCTACCTACTCGGTTCGGTCCGCCCTCCGCGTTGATCCAGAAGTCAAGCGCACTACACACAAAGTCACGCCAGTCCGGCAAGAGCCGACCCCCATCGCCTCCAGGCTACCCGCCGAGACACTACCTGGAGTGAATGCTTGAGCACTAGCGTGCATATATGAAGTGGGGCGGCGGCAATGAGGTGGCGAACGATCCTTAGGAATATGCTCAAAGTGGTAAATAAGGCCCAGGTCTTGGCCGCTGGGATCCCGCCGCTCTCATCCGCTCGACTTCAGCGAGAGTCGATCCCCGGAAGCGCTCATCGGTGCGCTGTCACCGTCATCGAGTCCCTCCTGAGGTAGTCCGGATACGGCTTGAGCTGGTCAAACGTCCCCGCAGTGGCGCGCCCGGGACGGCGGTGGGGTGGTTCGCATGGTGCAACGTCCGGCCCACCAGCCAGAACGGGCACCTGAAGATCGCCATTTGGGGGCGTTGGGTGCACCGCAGGTGCACGCGGGTCAAGTGAGGCGTTGCGCGAACCAGGGGGTTCGGACGCTGGGATCGAGGGCCTTGGAGTCTGGATGTAGCGTCTTCACAGCCCGGTGTGGTCTCGATAGCGTGGGTAGGCTGTCGGCGAAGGCGAGACTCCAGTGGACGGTGTCGATACTGCCGAAGATTGGCTGGATTCGTGGGTGTCGCTGGTGGATGCCCATGCTCGGCGAGCTGTCGAGCTGTCGCATTGGGTTGCGGCGTTGACCGGGTCGGCGCAGGGGCGGGACGGTGCCATCCGGGTGACGGTCGGTTCGTCGGGTCAGGTGGAGTCGCTTGATCTCGACGATCGGGTGCATGAGCGGTCGGGGCGGCAGCTGGCCCGGGAGATCCTGGCTGTGATGCGGCGGGCCCAGGCGGCGTTGTCGGCGGAGGTGGCCGAGCAGGTTCGGGGGACCATCGGTGCGGACAGTGAGGCCGGGCGGGCGATCATCGATTCATTCGAGAACCGGTTCCCGGTGCCGGGCTGGCGGGACGAGCGGTGAGTACCGGGATGCGGTTTCCGGTCGAGGCGGTTCGCCGGCATGCGGCCGTGGTTGGCGAGGTTGCTGAGCAGATGGCGGTGGCCCGGGCGGCGGTGCGCGAGGTGACTATGGACCGCCGGGCGTACGGGGAACTTTGTCAGTTTCTGCCCGGCCTGTTGGACCCCTTGTTCGGCGGTGCGTTGGACGTCTTGAACAGCGCAATGGACGCGTTGTCGGAGACGGCGCTGAAGCTGAGGGCTACTGCTGAGGCGATCGAGGCGACCGACGCGGACAGTGCTCTGCGGTTGAGCGAGGCGGGGCGCGGCCCGGAGGCGCCGTGGTGAGTGACAATCCGCTGATTGCTCAGGCGCAGAGTTCAACGACCTGGTCGACGGGTCTGGGGCTGGTCGAGGATGCCCGGCAGGTCAGTGCCGGGATCCGGGACAATAGTTGGGTCGACGTTACGCTCGGTGGGGTCGGCAGCAGCCTGGACGCGCTGGTGCTGGCGGTGGACCCGCTGGGTTCGTTGTTCGCCTGGGGCGTCGGCTGGTTGATGGAGCACCTCAAGCCGCTGCGAGACGCGCTGGACTGGCTGGCCGGGCAGCCGGATGAGATCGCCGCGCATGCGGCGACCTGGCGCAACGTCTCTGCCGCGGCCGCGCAGGCCCATGAACAGTACGCGGCTGACGCGCGCGCGCAGACTGCCTACTGGTACGGCGCGTCCGGCGACGCCTACCGCGCCCGTGCTGGTGACCAACTTGCTGCGGTCGAGGGGACCGCGACGGTGACGAACGCGATCTCGTACGCGGTGGAGGGCGCCGGCCTGCTGGTCGGTCTGGTCCGGGAGATCGTGCGGGACCTGATCGCTCAGTTCGTCGCGACGCTGGCGGTCAGGTTGCCGCAGTGGCTGGCCGCCGAGGGCGTCACGCTCGGTCTGGCCACTCCGGCGGTGGCCGGTCAGGTCGCCACCCTGGTATCCCAGTGGGCCAACCGGATCCAGCACTTCATCCGGGCACTGCTCAACAGCCTGCGCCGTCTCAGCGGCAAACTCGACGAACTCGCCAGCATCCTTGCCCGGCTCAAACAGACACTCGCACGACTCAGCGGTACGAACGCAGCGAATATAACAGCGGATGGCGCCGCTATCCCCACGGTCCGGTTTCACGGAGGCCACTCCACCCGGCCGCGGAGCATGCTGGACATCGAGCGGCAGGACGAATGGGCCGGGGACGCATACGAGAGCATTCGTGCTGAACCGGATGTCGATGTCGTTGCCTCATCGGTGCAAGACTCGGACCGTCTCGACGGCTCGATCGGGTTCTCGACGGCGGAAATCGAGCGAATCCGGCAGCACGTCTTCTTCGAGGAGCACCCACTCACCGACTATCAAACGGGCGGTATCGTGCATCGCCGTTACGATCCGAGCCCCGACATAGCCGAAGCATGGCTTCGACTTCGCGCCGGGCGACCCTTGCCCGAGGACGTGGTTCTGCTTGAGCACGAACTGGCTGAGGCGCGCTACTACGATGCTCATCCGGGTGCTACCTACAGCGAAGCTCACCATGCGGCCAACGCTGTCTCGAACTGGCAGAATCAAATCCCAGAGCCGACGTATGAGGACTTTTCGACGCCATGGAGGTAACCGTGGGCATGATGGTCACCGGCCGTAAGGTGGCGGAAACCGCAGAGACTGTGCGCTACGAGTTCGGCTTCGATGAAAACTTCGATCGAGTACTGATCATCGACAAGGAATCGTGGGAGATCAGCCCGGAAGACGGGCGCTTCGACTCCGCAGTGGGCGCTATCGCCTCGAAGATCAAGGGCTCGTGGCGGGAACAGGGAGAGTTCCCTGCGGGCGCTTTGTTCGCGAGTTGAACGCCCGAGAGGCCGGTCATCAACCTGAGAGCACCCGTCGCTCGTCGCTCCGCGTCTGTGGTCTGGCCTGGCGCGAACTGGCAAGCGCCCTGGCGCGGATCGTCGGTGACGGTGGTGGTGTGGTTCGCATCGTGCAATGCCCGATCCACCCTTCAAATCGCTGAACAGGCGTGTTGCATGATCAAGATCGGCGACTGCTCGTCAGTAGTAGGTGTCGCCATTACGCAGGTGAGCCAGGACGAGCAGCGCCTGCCGGCCGGGTTCGAGGCTCCGCCACCGGGATCGGCGCTGCTTAGGGTGGCCGCGGATGCGTTCGGGCGTGCCGGTGAGTCGTCGGCGATCACCAACCCGGCGCCGAATGGCTCCGCCAGCCGGCGAACCGGCACTGCGCAACCCGCCGCCCGGCTGACCCGGAACCTCCACGCACTCCACGACACGGCGGAGTGTGCCGACGGCGACGGTTGGCGCTCAGCCACCGGCCGTCGCCACCGCCACCAGGTGTTTACCGACGAGGTCCTGGGCCTGCTTGACCTCGTCCACGCCCTCTTCGAGTCGGACGGGCGCCTGCCGGCACGCCCGCACCGCGCTGTTCAACAGGTTGTTGCCCCCGCCCCGGCTGACCTTCTGGAAATGAGCCTGGGCCTTGTTCACCGAGTCGACGACCTCGGCGATGCCGCGACCAACCTGGTCGAGC is a genomic window containing:
- a CDS encoding IS1380 family transposase; this encodes MSKSSGWDQRLVVGSDGKGLVGHAGAVLLRKCADRTGLTSALNKVLPRGKGPGWWDRGTVLVCLAVVITLGATSMSDIGLLAHQRLVFGDRPSESTVRRALAGLNEKVLKRVGKARAKVRAHVWALLARRPQGFPWLTVAGKLLTGWVVIDMDATLITAHSDKQGAAATFKKGYGFHPLGAWCANTAECLAMLLRPGNAGSNTVADHIRVLGDAIAQLPAGYRRKLLIRVDGAGATHELLEHLERMNRVWRSVRFTVGWTITAADETAIEQVPADAWTDSLHQDGTATGTAHVAELTGLNPRLAGWTGTLRLLVRRTRPSARHARNLTALEKRTGWRYQIVATNITRIAGVPGSHQPQWLDALHRAHAGVEDHVRHGKATGLRNLPSKDWTVNQGWTLTCNIAADLAAWTRLLGLYDQPDLAHAEPDTLRYRLLHLPARLATHARRRVLSIPGTWPWADAFTLCWRRLTLLPPAT
- a CDS encoding AAA domain-containing protein codes for the protein MLEAVQEGEAVRFRVPEFIDLAEPQLWQSKQPPTRLLVKLKEGIAGLREAGLAHDLAAGRLTSAPSHPPHVSGFTPAQDAARAACLGRGVHLVWGPPGTGKTRVLTEAIDALVRGGKRVLLVSSTNIAVDNALLGAVRSKRHQHGHLLRVGPPHHPEVLEHPDVCLPFLVEQRLATVSQERSRIEQRLVLIRKERTELARLENELAGFDADAYLRAKSAAAAAASVPQLAANLAAKKEASHVAHVRLANATTTRDAAESHWRDLDAARRAYTEIDRLDQEITELVAAADGQAARALQANHAADLIQAEIRDLSDGRRFSRFRDRGRLKKLAFDEEQARTRAHDADLSAREAKELVDRQQHRARVRIEQLTTAASCSRADIREAQAFMLGARQELEKTATIADETTSSMDAAQQRLLAAEAASPTEAQRALLAEAEHRDLVTLNAKMRVLRTRLSASEGDWSRLEAEYTKVQEQYTRLSRDAEGEIIRDARLVATTLARLRTSKPLMDGPYDVVLVDEVGAANIPEVLLAVSRATQAAVMFGDFMQLGAIIDNVEVGKADRADVKKWLIPDVFAHCGIFSAEDAERHPGCTMLDVQHRFGPQIMGLANAIAYDGRLKPGESIRPHIESDPEILVVDVDDLGEIGRVRSDGRFKGWWPAGALLARVLSDFHQSRGERTGIVTPYGRQVEATLESLRDHETGTTLVTEVGTAHRFQGREFPIVVFDTVEDEYDTRWMAEANRTKSAFLRDGIRLFNVAITRTQHRLYLIASLRRIEAAAADTPFGHLAELVRQKQARVIRANCLVTPTTTPEDDLAYLAGSFTGELAELLAQHVRVEDIHDERTFYDVFAGHIASARQSIWLWAPWTTTRVRSVLPLLRAAVDRGVRITLFVRDPGDKVQREPEHQGFLADLRAVLHTVVEVNVMHQKIAVIDERTTLLGSLNVLSQRWTREVMVTMRGSHFARKLLEHENAAIFSRQPPCGVCGSPQVDLRRRHNGIWYWRCYADTCPKWTPTGRGRWTQDIDLGSKSTPKKASSQRANKRS
- a CDS encoding YbaB/EbfC family nucleoid-associated protein, whose translation is MDGVDTAEDWLDSWVSLVDAHARRAVELSHWVAALTGSAQGRDGAIRVTVGSSGQVESLDLDDRVHERSGRQLAREILAVMRRAQAALSAEVAEQVRGTIGADSEAGRAIIDSFENRFPVPGWRDER